One window of the Ananas comosus cultivar F153 linkage group 21, ASM154086v1, whole genome shotgun sequence genome contains the following:
- the LOC109726116 gene encoding probable signal peptidase complex subunit 1 → MDWQGQKRAEILMQILLLVSGIAAFAIGYIMGSFQMMLLIYAGGVVLTALVTVPNWPFFNRHPLKWLEPSEADRHPKPQVSTTAGPKKKASKNK, encoded by the coding sequence ATGGATTGGCAAGGGCAGAAGCGTGCGGAGATCTTGATGCAGATCTTACTCCTAGTCTCCGGCATCGCCGCCTTTGCAATCGGCTACATAATGGGATCCTTTCAGATGATGCTGCTCATCTATGCTGGTGGGGTTGTCCTCACCGCACTGGTGACTGTTCCCAATTGGCCGTTCTTTAATCGCCATCCTCTGAAATGGCTGGAGCCTAGCGAAGCCGATCGCCACCCAAAGCCTCAGGTGAGTACTACTGCAGGACCGAAGAAGAAGGCGTCCAAGAACAAGTAG
- the LOC109726827 gene encoding uncharacterized protein LOC109726827, with translation MPPLSSSFTLLRLRPAPAPPTIAAAALLLRRRSSSSSSSFSAAAAASASPREGAAAAPRKPPPDKNLLKAKDAIKEHHHHLHHHPSTSPSLDADDRRRGLLPNQAIGLVAAAQANFMRVIVESAGGHPESPSLFGGDPRVGTDLLCVVRALLKKIKRRVLVGDKVIVGSIDWADRRGMIEDVFERTSEVIDPPLANVDHLVVLFSMDQPRPEPFMLTRFLVEAESTGIPFTLALNKVELVGKETLTAWDERLHNWGYNPLFCSVDKKSGLAALEDILKGQTTVIVGPSGVGKSSLINSLRGTQSISTEDEINKLLELNSKWFGEQRVGDVSKRSGRGKHTTRHVSLLPLSGGGFLADTPGFNQPSLMKVTKRTLAETFPEIRRMLKVSEPLKCSFNDCLHLGEPGCVVKADWERYPYYLQLLDEIKIREEFQLRTVGTKREGDVRYKMGGMGVKQAEPRLEPKKHRRVSRKRLNQSILNDLDELDGLDDLDDLDYWSDVEELTR, from the exons atgcctCCCCTTTCCTCCTCCTtcaccctcctccgcctccgcccggcgccggcgccgccgacgATTGCTGCGGCggcgctcctcctccgccgccgctcctcctcctcctcctcctccttctccgccgccgccgccgcctccgcctctcccAGGGAGGGCGCCGCCGCGGCCCCGCGGAAGCCGCCCCCCGATAAGAACCTCCTCAAGGCAAAGGACGCCATTAAggagcaccaccaccacctccaccaccaccccTCGACCTCCCCCTCCCTCGACGCCGACGATCGCCGCCGCGGCCTCCTCCCCAACCAGGCCATAGgcctcgtcgccgccgcccaggCCAACTTCATGCGCGTCATCGTCGAATCCGCCGGGGGCCACCCCGAAAGCCCTAGCTTGTTCGGCGGCGACCCCAGGGTCGGCACCGACCTCTTGTGCGTCGTTAGGGCTCTTTtgaagaagatcaagaggagGGTTTTGGTTGGGGATAAGGTGATCGTGGGTTCGATCGATTGGGCGGATCGGAGGGGGATGATCGAGGACGTGTTCGAGAGGACCTCGGAGGTCATCGACCCTCCTCTCGCCAATGTGGACCATCTCGTGGTGCTGTTCTCGATGGATCAGCCCCGGCCGGAGCCGTTCATGCTCACGCGGTTCTTGGTCGAGGCCGAATCGACCGGGATTCCGTTCACGCTGGCGCTCAACAAGGTTGAACTCGTCGGCAAAGAG ACACTGACTGCTTGGGATGAGAGGCTTCATAACTGGGGCTACAACCCATTATTTTGCAGTGTCGATAAAAAATCCGGATTAGCTGCTCTGGAAGACATCTTGAAAGGACAAACTACTGTTATTGTTGGTCCAAGCGGGGTCGGAAAGTCGAGCCTTATCAATTCTCTGAGAGGAACGCAAAGCATCTCCACAGAAGATGAAATAAATAAACTGCTTGAGCTA AATAGTAAGTGGTTTGGAGAACAACGGGTAGGCGATGTTTCTAAAAGAAGCGGCAGAGGAAAACACACAACTCGGCACGTTTCCTTACTCCCGCTGTCTGGCGGAGGTTTTCTTGCCGATACTCCCGGATTCAACCAGCCTAGTTTGATGAAAGTCACAAAGAGAACTCTTGCAGAAACTTTTCCAGAG ATCAGGCGGATGCTCAAAGTTAGCGAGCCGTTGAAATGCTCGTTCAACGACTGCCTACACCTTGGCGAGCCCGGGTGTGTCGTGAAGGCGGATTGGGAAAGGTATCCGTACTATCTGCAGCTGCTTGATGAGATCAAAATTAGAGAGGAGTTCCAGCTGCGGACGGTAGGAACAAAGAGAGAAGGTGATGTGAG GTACAAGATGGGCGGCATGGGAGTGAAACAAGCGGAACCACGGCTCGAGCCGAAGAAGCATAGAAGGGTATCGCGGAAGAGGCTCAACCAATCCATACTCAACGACCTCGACGAGCTCGACGGCCTCGACGACCTCGACGACCTCGACTACTGGTCAGACGTCGAAGAGCTCACGAGGTGA